A window of Bos taurus isolate L1 Dominette 01449 registration number 42190680 breed Hereford chromosome 19, ARS-UCD2.0, whole genome shotgun sequence contains these coding sequences:
- the KCNJ2 gene encoding inward rectifier potassium channel 2, with protein sequence MGSVRTNRYSIVSSEEDGMKLATLAVANGFGNGKSKVHTRQQCRSRFVKKDGHCNVQFINVGEKGQRYLADIFTTCVDIRWRWMLVIFCLAFVLSWLFFGCVFWLIALLHGDLDASKESKACVSEVNSFTAAFLFSIETQTTIGYGFRCVTDECPVAVFMVVFQSIVGCIIDAFIIGAVMAKMAKPKKRNETLVFSHNAVIAMRDGKLCLMWRVGNLRKSHLVEAHVRAQLLKSRITSEGEYIPLDQIDINVGFDSGIDRIFLVSPITIVHEIDEDSPLYDLSKQDIDNADFEIVVILEGMVEATAMTTQCRSSYLANEILWGHRYEPVLFEEKHYYKVDYSRFHKTYEVPNTPLCSARDLAEKKYILSNANSFCYENEVALTSKEEDDSENGVPESTSTDTPPDIDLHNQASVPLEPRPLRRESEI encoded by the coding sequence ATGGGCAGCGTGCGCACCAACCGCTACAGCATCGTCTCTTCAGAGGAGGACGGCATGAAGCTGGCCACCCTGGCGGTGGCCAACGGATTCGGGAATGGCAAGAGCAAAGTCCACACCCGCCAGCAGTGCAGGAGCCGCTTCGTGAAGAAGGACGGACACTGCAACGTGCAGTTCATCAACGTGGGCGAGAAGGGCCAGCGGTACCTGGCGGACATCTTCACCACGTGCGTGGACATCCGCTGGCGGTGGATGCTGGTCATCTTCTGCCTGGCTTTTGTGCTCTCCTGGCTCTTCTTCGGCTGTGTGTTTTGGTTGATCGCGCTGCTCCACGGGGACCTGGATGCGTCCAAGGAGAGCAAAGCCTGCGTGTCCGAGGTCAACAGCTTCACGGCTGCCTTCCTTTTCTCCATCGAGACGCAGACCACCATCGGCTACGGCTTCCGCTGCGTCACGGACGAGTGCCCTGTGGCCGTCTTCATGGTGGTCTTCCAGTCCATCGTGGGCTGCATCATCGACGCCTTCATCATCGGTGCGGTAATGGCCAAGATGGCCAAGCCCAAAAAGAGAAACGAGACGCTGGTCTTCAGCCACAACGCCGTGATCGCCATGAGGGACGGCAAGCTCTGCCTCATGTGGCGGGTGGGCAACCTCCGGAAGAGCCACTTGGTGGAGGCGCACGTGCGCGCGCAGCTCCTCAAGTCCAGAATCACCTCCGAGGGGGAGTACATCCCCCTGGATCAGATAGACATCAACGTGGGCTTCGACAGCGGCATCGACCGCATATTTCTGGTGTCTCCCATCACCATCGTCCACGAGATCGATGAGGACAGTCCTCTGTACGATCTGAGCAAGCAGGACATCGACAACGCAGACTTTGAGATCGTGGTCATCCTCGAGGGTATGGTGGAGGCCACGGCCATGACCACGCAGTGCCGGAGCTCGTACCTGGCCAACGAGATCCTCTGGGGTCACCGCTACGAGCCGGTGCTCTTCGAGGAGAAACACTACTACAAAGTAGACTACTCCAGGTTCCACAAGACGTACGAAGTCCCCAACACGCCCCTGTGCAGCGCTAGGGACTTAGCGGAGAAGAAATACATCCTGTCGAACGCTAACTCGTTTTGCTACGAAAATGAGGTCGCCCTCACGAGCAAAGAGGAAGACGACAGTGAGAACGGGGTCCCCGAGAGCACAAGCACGGACACGCCCCCGGACATAGACCTGCACAACCAGGCCAGTGTACCTCTAGAGCCCAGGCCGTTACGACGGGAGTCGGAGATATGA